The genome window CCCCAGTTTTTAAGTATCGTATCATATGTACATCGTGCCTGTAAGGATGCGGCTTTAATGTACCTTATCGAAGTCATCATTTGGaaattaaattttcatttgaacataAAGCGACAGCCCATACGTTCTCCTTTTCAAAAAGCTCATTGACCTCTCGGTTAAGTATACAAGTTGTACACCAAAACAAAGAAAGCATTATCTCAGAGCAGATAAAGGGCAAACTATCCATAATTATAAATCAGACAATTTCAATttaagccacatcaataatcggGATAGAATTGATATAATAGCGAATACAATCCGGCGAAACAAAACAAGTACATTGTTATCCAGTGATTAATTTCCCTTGTTAAGAAGTCTGCTTGCTTGTAACACATTAAACAGTTTTAATCTCGAAAGAAATTGTCATTATTTCGTGCTTTGTTACTATTGCTGTTGTTTTCGGTTACGCTTATATTAAtcgttttatatatgtgtattggCAGTGTAACGGATGTAAAGTATGAAACGTAATTTACGACTGGTGGGCAAACGTCAAGCTCATAATTTCCAAGTTCACCCTTTTAATAATGAATACACCAATGATCGTTCATCTAATGCTAGGATGACCGCTTCGTTATAATTAACCCGCTTCCACCACCTGACTTGTGCATCTCCCCATTCTAATAGAAAGGCATCTCTGAAATCGGCCGAGCAGTAAATGTAACGTTTTGTATTACCATTTATTAATATACAACTATaagctataaaaaaaatatgtgtaagaGGCGAAGAACTGAAAAGTAGATAGCAGTAAATACGTATCGCATAAATTGGTACAGTGCTGATTTAACACATACAATCGCAAAATCAGCTGTATAGAATAAGAAGCTTACTCGTTTAAGTCTAATGTGAATCAAGTACACTGTGCATATCTTTGGAATCTCGTGTGGGTGTCAAAGCAGATCAGAAAGATTAGACGCGAATATTTGCTCGATATTTCATTCATGCAGTTATAATACAAAACGCACTTCCTGTTTAAGGTTATGTTTATATCATCAAACAACTCTAAATACTTGAATTGATTCATATAACCACTTATATTGTGCATAGATATACATCCTGAAAAATGTTGATGTCGTTAACAACTAGCATAGCTAACATTCGGTTAAGTTCGTGATTCGTTTCAACAGAATTTCCATGACAATTGGTGTCGCACGAATACAAATGGTGGTTAATGGCACCTGCGCTTAATTTGTCACATGATTATTATGCTACATAATATCATCCACGTGTCATGTACACTTCCAAATAATCAAACTCAAATTGTGTTGGTCGATTGTATTCTCATGTGGCAATACAATTTCAAAAGCATATGCCCATATTGATATCGGTCATTGTTCGTTATTTCGCTCGTATGTAGCCGATTGCTTAAATAAGATCCTCTATGTGTTCGTATGTAAATCGGTATAGGTTTAACTTTCGAAAACTAAATTTTGAGCTAAGTATAATATACTCGATGAAGCATGTTTTGTAGAAAACTCGACATTTATTGCTAGATATTTCCTAACATATGTATGCATCTTCTGCTAAATATGTGCCGCTTTTAATAATCTAATGGCCAGTGAACATTGTTTTGATATTATTTTCCAAATATTAATTCGGTTTTTTCTATCAATTCAACGCTAGTTTTTTTCTTTGGCTCGATATTgacaatgttaaaaaatgcacttccatttgacacttaaaatttttttttttaatatttatgtggTTAAACGTGCATGCACACATAGTTTGGTAgaacaaaagataaatcaatggcagaacaaaagcaaaataaatgGTTAAGTATTTTACAGGTTACGTTTATTTGTATGATTTCCAGAAATTCTCAGATGTTTGATTGAACATTACGATAAAACACTGCGTCACTTGCCAACCTCGCCATTAAACGACTGGATTCAAGCACGTTTAGACGATGTTTATATTCCTCCTTGCATGCTACTGATGGAAAAATACAAAGGGTCATTCAAAAAAACGAATACACACGTTACAGAATACAAAGCTGTGTTAAATAACCAGACTTTTATTCAAGGTGAGGCAGGGTCGGGTAAGACCTCTTTCCTTGCAAAATTAGTCATGGATTGGTGtagtattacaaaaacacaacaaacaagCGAACCGTTGATGGCGAAAGAAACTCATTATGCTGCTCCTGAAACGCGAACGAGAAACTCAAccttttttgacgatttaacgaCTTTAAAAGGTTACCAGTTTGTCTTCTACATCACGCTGAGGAATTCTGTTAAGCAACTTGAAGTTTTAGAGATGATAAAAGAACAGATAATTGACGAGATATACTCATCAAAGGAAGATCGTGAGAGAGCATATCGACTAGTGaatgatataataaaaaatgaacgTTGCTTGGTCCTACTTGATGGTCTAGATGAGTGGAAACGTCCTGGAGATCGCCAACACCTACCGACATTGGTAGCAATTTACACCCAGTGTGATCTAGTAATTACGACTCGACCTTGGAAGTTGGCTGAAGCGAAAATCCCTGActcaaagataaaaacattactgCTTCTTGAAGGAGTACATGAACCTTTTGATGTGAGCCTAAGAATCTTGCGTTGTAGGAACGATTGCACAAATAGCAATGGTGTGGACAATAAACATTCTGAATTTGAAGcatatgttttaagaaataaCCTTCGTGACTTACTAGCCTCCCCGATGTTGATTACTTTAATTGTACAAACATGGGCAGAAGGGACAGAACTCAAGGGCAAAAGGTGTCAAATATACAGTATTTTACTCGAAAGTCTTTTTAAAAAGGCTAACAGTGAAGAAGACCATTTTTATGAAACACCTTTCCAATGCTTTAAAGGGACGCAATACATAAAGCCTAACATCGAACACTTAAATCGTTTTTCTGAAGCGgcatttcatttattgttttcaGAAGAAAGGGAAAATTATCTTGTATTTGGCATAGAgcaattaaaacaatacaagttAAATGAACGAAAAGACTTTGCAATGAGAGCAGGCATTTTATCAGCAGCACGAAAGGCATCTACATTGAGATCATCTTCGTCATTTTCTTTCGTCCATAAAAGCGTACAAGAATTCCTAGCTGCCTATTATATCGCCTGCTACAGTCATGTCATTGATGAAGTCATTTCCGTATATCTGATAAACCACGAGAATTCCTATCTGGATATATCTGAAGTTCTGATATTTTTATGTGGACTCGATATATCAGCAGCGAATAAACTATCGATTTTGATGAATAAGGCTGCTTGTGAATGCCTCGTTTCTCTCGAACGTtttcaagatatcattttgaAAGGTTACATGGAGGCGGTGGCCAACGAGTACGATGACGTACGTCTTGAACTCAGTCACTTTTTCATTGATAGCCAGAATATTAAAGACTTACATAATATCTGGGCGAGAAACATCCCTACTGTTAGGTGTGTTACATTGGAGCTTGAAGATGATTGCATAGATTGTTATACAGAGCTTGAGAGTGAGTGCATCAAGAATTATACAAAGCTTGAAAGTGATTACATCGAGAGTGATACAGAGCTTGAAGATGATTGCATCGAGAGAAAAACAGAGCTTGAAAGGGATTGCATCGAAATTCCTACAGAGGTTGAAGATGATTGCACCGAGAGTCCAACCCAAGACATGCAGAGTTCTATCGCAAGTAGCAAGATAGCATCTCGAATTGAGTTTGATCTAACGTCGTGCGATAAACTGAAAGAAATATACATCAATGGTGAATCATTTGAGGTTTTAATCAAAGGTAACTATACTCACAACTTCATTGTTTAGTCGAATGTATACAGTTTGGTAGAAAATACACGTGTATGTAATGCGTTTATTTACGAACACAGATGGTGAACAGTTAAACATAAACGcaattttgttaaatgtattttgttcaaTCATCAATGCGTAACTAAACATCCCGTTTTACAGGGTTTGGTTGTCCAAACAACAACGCATAGTTTTATCTTTAAGGGAATAAGCAACTTTTCATTTCATGGAAACCGCACacaaatcatattttattttcctaagaaaatgtttaatggtaaacatatttatatttgcaGACTCTATCAGTTTGAACGCATCAACATTTCCGAACTGGATTGTTCTGCATTGTGAAGACTCTTCACCAGTGCTGTCCTGTTTAACACGCATTGAATTGAAACGTGTCACAGTGTGCTCTACATGGatgcaaaaactattcaataCGCAGTTAACACTTGATCACGAGGTAAATTTTAAGCTGCACGAGTGTATAATAATACCATCCGTAGGCGACGAACTCAGCCCATTTAGTGACGCATCAATAACGACATGCGTAAACAATACGTTTGACATTTGCGATCTTTCAGGCGAGTGTCCTGGTTTGTGGGAAACACTATTTGATCTGAATATTAAGACTCTGAGTCTTTTTACTGATTCAATGTGGAGAGTGAATTACACATCATCTTTGTCACAATCTCTGTTATCGCTCAAACAGCTGGAAACGCTAAGTATTCACGTAGATGCAATCCCACACGATCTGTGGTCGGTTCTTTACAGTTTGAGTTTGAAGCGTGTGGCTGTAAGTCTGAGTGGTGAATTTAAAGGTCTGATAATTGGTCATGCTGATATGTTGTCGCAGCTGAATTTTCCTGCCCATGTGTTTGACTCGATTTATATAGACGTGACTTCCCATCCGGATCTGTTAGCGGCTATGCATGGCCTGAATATTACGAGTCTCAGTCTTTTTTGCAGCGGGGAAAGTTTGACAGCGAATCAGACAGCACTGTTGTTGACGATGCTCAAGTCTCTCAAGAAACTTTACCAAGTAAGTATAGACGTGAAAAACGACAGTCGCGGGCTGTGGGAGGCTTTGCACGGGATACATATACAGTGCCTTAATATAGGACTGCAATGCCGATGTTTTAAAGTGAATCATGTTGCGTCTTTGTTGACGTCGCTTTCGTCGCTCGAACAACTTGAGATGATAAGGTTGTACGTAATAAATGACATAGATGTTGTGTCGGAGATCCTACATAGTCTAAAAATCAAAAGTCTATCACTTGTACAAAAGAGTTCGATATATTTCGGACGTTTGGattgttcatttatttttcacGCCCCAAACAGTCTGAATGAAAGGAGTATCATTATAACATTGTATTTTGATTTTGACAAGTTGGAAGTGACTCTACAATCTTTGTTTCAATTATTTTCGTCTCTCGAAGTCTTATGTTTTATGGAAGTCTTTCCGGTGTCTTAAAATAAAGACTCTTAATCTGAACGGTGAGGTATTTCGTTCTGATGTACATTCAATTTCGCAGTCGTTTATGTCGCTCACTTAGCTCGAAAATCTCTGTATTTAAATTGGTGACTACCGTCAAGTGACGTGGGAATCTCTGCATAAGCTGAATATCTGATCTTTGAATCTTACATGCACGTTTAACATTTCTTGCGGGTATCATAAAGATCCATTTGCGCATTCACTATTATCGCTCATACAACTTGACAACCTTactattttcatacatatttattacaatttaaagttACCCCAGTCTGTAAGGTACTGTTATATCTACTGTGTAGCACTGACTCCTTTAGAACTACGCGACGTAATGAACACACTGTCTTCATGTAGCCAGGTATTTGATAGTAAGCTGGAATACGGCTGTGCACGAGTTGCCCTTGATGAACACAAACACCATATACGACCGGAGGAATACCTTCAAATCAAAAATGAAATTAGTGCTCTGaataattttacaataaatatattccGAATATTACAACGATCATCTGGATCCAAAACGTTGTATGTATGTAACCTTGGAAATATCGATGACGATGATCATAGCGCAAATGATGagttgaataaaaaatatgtaaacaaaatgcATCATGTTATTGTAAATCGAATTTCAATGCGGCTTAAAATTATTCCAGCCTCGATCACATTAATATATGGACGCGGTTGTGAGGCATTGTGTGGTTGTTTCTTACTATGATGATACGAGACTCGTTATAAACTGTATCACAAAACTGGccattgtatatttggtgatgcGTTTGTGAAATACTTGACTAAGTATGCCGTCGTTTGTGTTTAGCATTGcagtaaaaatattttatgatttgTTTCTAAGTTAAGCAAAATTCGTAACGAAGGAAGTGTATTTTAAGATATGAAATTGTGTCTGTATAATATTTTTACGCGCTTTGATATTGAAGTAACTGCTAGTTGCGCGAATCGTGTTTTGGCTTAAATTGGTATTTCTTATAGATTGATAAgtgatgttatttttttatcttgtattgaaatgtatgtatTTGATATAGAAGAACTATGATTCTCTGTTGAATAATGGAATTGTATTtctcaaatatatatatgtgtgtgtaaaaAACCTTACAGAAATATACTGGGAGTAGCTCAAAGACGCCACACAATGTTTTACATTAATATGGTGgagtttatatttgtattgtgtgATTTTTAAGGTTATAATATTGTGTGCTATTGATTGCCATGCATTGTTTGAGAAACACAAATTTCTGAAATGTATTTGCGCGTTGACATCTGTCTAGAAAAGTAACTTAAACTGTCCATCCGATTTTGTTCAGGACAAAATTTGCGATGTTCTTATATTTTTGTAGTGCAAACGTAAATATAATCATCTACAAGTTTAATGACACTTAACTTGACCTTATAAATATCTGACGTAACGGTCACTTGGGAACTACGGTAAACAGTCGACAACGATAAGTCTGGATTCCCCCGACAAAAATCCTGCTATATTTCACATGTCTACAACTGCCAACGACAATAAATTACACTCTCAATGCCATTGGTAACCCGAGAATAGCGGTCACGAGTCAGTCGTTGTTTGGTGCAAAaagacaacatacatgtataaaactgAGTTGTAGTTGTTTTTTACCACTGACGTCATTGCATCTAAAGGATGTCTATTTTTGCGGCTTAAGAATGTGATTGTGGTAACTGCCTTTGATGTGATACATGGTACCCACTGtgagaaaacaaatattaatacgGTGTTGAGAAGGTTCGTTTTCCTGGGATTATTATGTGTATGTGCATATGAAAACAATGTAATACAAAAATTTACAAGCCAAATTgttattcattttttaataattgtgaTTATTATTTGGAAGATTTTTGACAGTTTACATTATTTCTTTGCGTCGGAGATGTTGATATTGATAACTTTGTCGatcgataataataataacgataaATAGACAGCAAGTTAATGTCATGCTGCTTATGTTGATGAATATGTTGATGGTTATGCTGATGCTTCTGTTGATGTAGAAGACGGCGATCAATCAAAGGAGGAGGCGGAAAAGTTGGCAGTTGACAAGTAGACTTTGCTTGCAGACCAAACGTTTTAATTTACACACGACTCGcattatatacacatacatatttctaaccattattattttttccGTCACAAAATCCACTGCACGAATAATTTTAAATTCTAGTTTAACGTGCTGAGTACCATTATTTTTAAACGTGATAATTAATTGCTACAATTGCGGTATTAGTTTTTGTATGTTGCATTCGTTTCATTGAATTCTCATTTTGAGAAGAAAGACAATTTAAAAAGATGGCTTTAAATTTTACATATTCAAACGTTTTTAGTACCAAGCATTTTTtggtttatttacatcgctgtttactcggaaaagagaaagtgaaagtgaatcgGGTCActtaaaatataacgatgatttttaacgttttccggtatcacccacaaagtaggtctcttctaaatggttaaaacgtttgtagtgatctaataagttactttctgctggttaaaaattgtttaaaataaaattaaaattgaattttctttcggctatttgtagcatatgtcaccgctctaaggctacacatcacgttagttgcaaaaatgttaacatttcttccaattatgaaacgggtttatcttccataattcttgacaacgttgtacctaagctgctttattagcagtttttatgcaagagtaactgaaatccggtaaaaatcagaccagttgatatgcataataattggatttgtcaccatTATAGAGCCTTTAAGTCCATTAGTATTATTTATAATAGAATTTCGTATAGTTAAggcttttttaacatatttacacacattaataatttcaaatttacatgtTAATGTCAATAAATTATGAAACTTTACAACAGATGGGTTCATGTAATAAATGCGTTTAATCTATTTTGGCCGTAGTAAACGAAAACATGCagtaacacaaataaaatggaattcatcctctatgtccCGTCGATTACAACAAAGACAATACCGTTCCTCACGAGGGATATTGTTGCGTGAGTACTTTCCGGTCTGAATTCTCAACGGGTGGGCCGAAGCCCTTAATTTAACAAAGTATACACGTAGATTTTTAGGCAATAAATCAAAGTAGTTCTCATATTCAAGAGAGGTTTTAAAAattctatacatatctagaaCAGAACTTCTATTCATATTTCCAAACCATTCCTGCTTAGCGGTGTCAATAagtctgcatttaaattcacatacaACAGAACTGCtattagttatatttgcagtttcaaacACATGGGAAAATCCGTATTCATTTAACAAGtgtttaacatttgcaacccTATTTGTGCATCCTTTAATACAATCATTCAATGCtttacttatttttaataatagtacttcaagtcagtgccaattaaaagcaaggtgcatgtcagaatttgaatggattaaacgtttgcaatcagcttacccacttggattaaatgataatattctaaatgttggaacaatttctaaaaataaatcgattaattcattttctctgtttagtaaac of Dreissena polymorpha isolate Duluth1 chromosome 15, UMN_Dpol_1.0, whole genome shotgun sequence contains these proteins:
- the LOC127859814 gene encoding uncharacterized protein LOC127859814 produces the protein MRTDSDQADKDYTRGTEEILRCLIEHYDKTLRHLPTSPLNDWIQARLDDVYIPPCMLLMEKYKGSFKKTNTHVTEYKAVLNNQTFIQGEAGSGKTSFLAKLVMDWCSITKTQQTSEPLMAKETHYAAPETRTRNSTFFDDLTTLKGYQFVFYITLRNSVKQLEVLEMIKEQIIDEIYSSKEDRERAYRLVNDIIKNERCLVLLDGLDEWKRPGDRQHLPTLVAIYTQCDLVITTRPWKLAEAKIPDSKIKTLLLLEGVHEPFDVSLRILRCRNDCTNSNGVDNKHSEFEAYVLRNNLRDLLASPMLITLIVQTWAEGTELKGKRCQIYSILLESLFKKANSEEDHFYETPFQCFKGTQYIKPNIEHLNRFSEAAFHLLFSEERENYLVFGIEQLKQYKLNERKDFAMRAGILSAARKASTLRSSSSFSFVHKSVQEFLAAYYIACYSHVIDEVISVYLINHENSYLDISEVLIFLCGLDISAANKLSILMNKAACECLVSLERFQDIILKGYMEAVANEYDDVRLELSHFFIDSQNIKDLHNIWARNIPTVRCVTLELEDDCIDCYTELESECIKNYTKLESDYIESDTELEDDCIERKTELERDCIEIPTEVEDDCTESPTQDMQSSIASSKIASRIEFDLTSCDKLKEIYINGESFEVLIKDSISLNASTFPNWIVLHCEDSSPVLSCLTRIELKRVTVCSTWMQKLFNTQLTLDHEVNFKLHECIIIPSVGDELSPFSDASITTCVNNTFDICDLSGECPGLWETLFDLNIKTLSLFTDSMWRVNYTSSLSQSLLSLKQLETLSIHVDAIPHDLWSVLYSLSLKRVAVSLSGEFKGLIIGHADMLSQLNFPAHVFDSIYIDVTSHPDLLAAMHGLNITSLSLFCSGESLTANQTALLLTMLKSLKKLYQVSIDVKNDSRGLWEALHGIHIQCLNIGLQCRCFKVNHVASLLTSLSSLEQLEMIRLYVINDIDVVSEILHSLKIKSLSLVQKSSIYFGRLDCSFIFHAPNSLNERSIIITLYFDFDKLEVTLQSLFQLFSSLEVLCFMEVFPVS